The sequence ATTCACggcctaaatttaagaatgcTGGGGAGGTTCCTAACGACAAATGCGAGGCTGTATTATATGCGAATCGAAACTCGGTAATGTGCCTGTCCCACTCGCGGTGATCTCGACCGATGAACGCTAcaatcattgtttttaatattctatttacgCGCTCGACCGGATTGGCTTGGGGGTGGTACGGCGGTACAGTGGTATGCACGATTTTATTCTTGTCTGCAAAGGCTTTCATGACTttaaaatctctttaatatctaaattaaatgttttcgcTACTACATCTGGTCTAAATTCTATTAAACAATCATCCAGATTATTCTTAATATCTGGGTTTTGTGGATTACATGTTATggttaaaaaaactgtttggTTTACCATACTTTCTCACCATAGACATTGCATCTTGATATCTTTCTTGCATGTTTCTTGGACTTCCCATAAATGTAGATGGTAAAATTACTGGTACTCCTACTTTTATTCCATcattttgtactttattttctaaatgatCCATTAATCCCGAATAAATTTCAACTCTTAATTTTggttgatttaatttaatataatttagtctATTTGCTTCAGTTTTCATATAGGCATCAAGTATAAATTGACATCTCAATTTTCCGGCCTTTTGAAATTGACTAAATTTCTTCTTTGGTGCTAAGAGGTGTGCATAATATTCCATTTGACTGATCTTATATCCAGAACATTTAGGATTACATGTTTTTAGGTCTTTATGCCATCCATCATTCCCATACGGATATAATAATGGATAACTCATTGGATCACATCTTTTGtccaaaattgaaatttgttgtacttcatttgaatttttattatatattcgtaTATCTCTTTCAAATGGTGGTTCTCCATTTTCATTTTGAAATACCACTGCTATTTCGTTTGCTTGAGGCGCATTGTATCTtctttgatcttttttttgGTCCTTTACTAAAAGACAACGTTATATTCaccgttttttttctttaggaTTTAGTTTTTGTTCTACTTGACGCATCATCTTGAACGTTTTTACTAAATCATTACTTTCTTCCATTAAACATGACAATtccttcattaattttttatcacatccttgatttgttttaaaatttattctatgtTTCACTGCTTCTCCaacatctaaaaaatatagctgAGCATAGCGTGGTATTTTTCCCTCCTCTGGTCTGACACGAAGAAAGTCTGACATGAAAAGagacgaaaataaaaatatgaaaatgcaatataatatgCGTAAACGGGAAAATAATAACAACGATAGTATGAATAATACGATAAAAGGAAAGGAAacgattaaaattcaaaattataaaacaaagagaaatgatattgaaaatgatagtgaatttcaaaaacaaaaagatgTAGAAAAGCACaggatagaaaaaaagaaaattacaagGCACGGTTAAAAAGACTTGAGGAAAATgccaaaagaaattatattaatagatttaCAAATTCAGTGCCGTTATCtgttagtaaaaattttgggGTGCCCCATCTCGATATTACGAGATCTTCTAAGGCCTCTTTAATCTTTTCCCCGTTCGCTGCTCGAAGCGCTCGGCACTCGATCCATTTAGTAAATAAGTCCTGCACTATTAAAAGATACTAGAAACCTGCCTTGCTACGGGGTAACGGACTCATAATATCCGCCGCGATTACTAACCAGGGACTCTCCGCGACGCGTCGGTCCATCATTCCCGCCGGACTTGTCTGCTCTACCTTTGTCCGTTGACAGATATCGCACGTTTTCAAATACTTCACCACGTCCCGAAACATTTTCGGCCAAAAATACATGACGGCTAAGCGTTGAAATGTCTTACCGATTCCCAGGTAACCGACCTGAGGGGTGTCATGAGATTCGCGTAACGCGTCCTGCTGCAATTCTCGCGGCAACGCGAGCTTCCATCTATCTAAGTCCTTTATAATGTCGGAAACGAAAATAAGTTTCGGTCTTAAAAGATATAGTTGGCCTTCGACAATTTTCCATTGGGGAAAACGCTTCGGATTTGCGCGCACCTGTTCGTAACGTGTTCTGTACCACTCATCCTTCGGCGGCCGCCACCAACGTGACCTCGGTACCCGAATTTTCTCTATCCTCGAACATACGCGACAGCGCATCCGGAACGTGGTGCAGCGCTCCCTTTCTGTACTTTACCTTATAGTTGTACTCTAATAATTCCAGTGCCCATCTCGCTAACCTACCCGTGGGATTTCTCAAATTATGAAGCCACCGTTAGGCAAGCTACTATGATCCATAACGACTGTAAAACAATATCCCTCTAAATACGGTCTAAAATTCTGTATCGCCCACACGACTGCTAGGCATTCCTGCTCGGTAACGGATTATCTCTTTTCCGGATCCGCCAGGGTCCTATTCGCGAACGCGATTACTCGTTCTTCGCCCTCAATCGCTTGTGTTAAAACCGCTCCTATACCCACCGCGCTCGCGTTGGTCTGAAGCACGAATTCCTGTTCGAAATCCAGACATGCCAATGTTGGCGTAGTAGAGAGATGTTCTCTTATTCGTTCAAAGGCTTCTACTTGTTCTTCTCCCCACTCCCagcgtttatttttttttaacagccTCGTGAGGGGCTCACTAGCAGAAGCGAACTGGGGAATGAAGCGCCGATACCAACTCGCCATGCCCAAAAATCGGCGTAACTGCTTAATATTTCGCGGAGCTGGGTATTCTAAAACAGGGCGAGTTTTCTCCGGGTCCACTCGGTATTAACGGTAAAGCCTGCTGACGAgattttcgctaaaacgcgtCCTAACCATTCTAAGTGTTTTTCGAAAATCGGCGTGGCAATAACTATATCATCTAAATAGGCAAATGCGAAGGGTTCCATTTCCGGTCCTATTAATCTATCTAAAAGCCGCTGGAACGTGGCTGGGGCTCCGGTTAGGCCATATGGCATTCGAGTAAAATGATATAAGCCCTTCTCTGGCTAAAAGCGGTAATTTCACGACTGTCTTTTGCCAGAGGGATTTGGAAGTAACACAACTTGACACAAATCTATAGTAGAGATGTATTTGGCCGAACGTAACTTATCGAGAATACTGTTCATATTAGGTAGGAGGTATGCATCCTTTTTATAAATGCCATTTACTTTACGAAAATCCAAACAAAACCTATACTTTTCGTTAGGCTTTTTCACCATAACGATGGGGTTCGACCATTCGCTAAACGAAGGCTCTATTATCCCGCTGGCTAACATCTTATCGACTTCCTCGCGTATAGCTTCCTGTACGCGAGGCGACACTACGTAACATCGCTGCCTAATCGGCGGGTGTGATCCCACGTCAATTCGATGTTCCGCGAGGGGCGTCACCTCAGGAGTCTCGGTAGGCGTCGGTACtgtctgtttaaaaaaatttttaagggCACTCTGCTGAGTCTCGGTAAGCTCGGGTAGGCCGCTACACACTCTCTCGGTATCGCTCTCCGCACTAAAAGGATATCGCTCCGCGAGGCTCCCCGCAAAATGCCACTCTGAGGCGGTAAAATCTAAGCAAACGCGAAACCTTCGTAGAAAGTCCATTCCGATAATGCAAGGTACAGCTAGTTTTGGTAGTAAACCCACCGGCAGGGTATACGTgatgtttttcaattttaatggtACCATCACGGTCTCCCCCACGGAAACGATCTGCCCATTCGCCATCTGAATCTGGGCTCCTCGGTCTCGCAAACTCGGTAAGCCTAACTCTTTAATAATATCGATGCCTTCCCTCCCGAACAGCGTACGGCTCGAACCCGAATCCACTAAAGCGCTTATTCGTCTATCTCTAACACAAATTGTAAAGTATCGCAAAGGGGGAATCTCAACGCTCTCCAAGGTGACATACGAATGCGCAGTACTCGGTATCGAGTATCCTGACTCGCGGACATCGTCCGAATTGCTTGGAGTCGATAGGGTCCGTCCTACCGACTCTCGCGCCCGTTTTGCGACCACGTAGAGCACGTTCTAAccgtaaaattttacttccCGCAACGATAACAATGAATCTTTCGAGATTCCTCGCATTCTCTAGAAAGGTGCCCTTGCTTCCCGCAATTCCAGCAGCGAATTTTTGATTTGCGGGACGCACTCGGTGCACTTACGCGACGAATGCGGCCGCATTTGCACTCGCCGTAGTGGTAGCGGATGCCTCCGCTGCTgccgtttttctttttaccgTTCCGCTTCGCGTCGCCCTCCCCTGAACTACTTTTCCCCTTCTTTCTCGGTACGTCCAACCCCGTGGCGGTTACTGCAGGAGTCGCCTTAGAATTCCCGCGAGGGGGCCTATATGCTAACTCCGGGAAGATAGAACTTTCGGGATTGGGTGGGGCTCAATAATTTTCCGCGGCATTATAACTACATTCCACTCGCGTGGCtttctaaaacaaaaatcaTAGATCTTATCGCGCGGCACCGCCACCTGCAACCGCGGTAGCATATTTCGATGCGCGTAATTTAATTGTTCTTGTAAATGCCACGGGGGTTCAACCTATCAAATAAAGCCTGAATGCACGTAAGGAAGTCGGCCACCGGTTCGGCCGCCCCCTGCGTTCGCCGCATGATTTCATCGCGCAATGCGAATTGAAAATCCGGGTCCCCGAATCGGGTACGCCACGCGCTCTCGAATTCCCCCCACGTACGCCAATGGGCCCGATTCGCTCGGTACCAGTATAGCGTGATGCCGCTCAGGAAGAAGGGCAGACACTTAAATATGTCTTCGTCCTCTACGGGGATTAGCGCGCGTCTCTCCTCTATCCGTATTAAAAACGCCTCCGCGTCACTACCTTTGGCTcccgtaaaatttaaattccacTTTCTCATAATGTTGTAAACTTTGGTAGCGGGATTGTACGTTCGCCGCGGCGTATCGCGCGGAAACGGAGTCGCCCGCTCCACGCGTGGTCGCTcgcggggagggggggggggcaggACTGCTAACTCTACCCGCAGCTGTTCGAAGGGAGACGGGACCGTCAGCTCCACGCGCGGAGGGGGTTGAGTCGACGGAAGACGCCGCGAAGTCTCCTGCAGCACGCCTTCGAATTTTCCCTCCTCCTCGCTCGATTCTCCTGCGGATAACTCGGGGGTGTGAGGGGGCTCCTCCCCGGCCTGCAGAGCCTCATATTGGATTAATCTCTGCTTAAGGGTGGGGTGGATTTCCTTAGTGGACTCCCCCTCTCCTCTAATTTCTGCCATATCTCCTTGGTACTAAGCGTATCTATCCAACTCCAAGGGGGTGGCTGTTGCGCCATCACGAAGCACGCGAATGACAGGGATCACACGAATATCTCAGTATCAAGCTCCACTCGAACCCACAGCAAGCTCGGTATCTCGTTATTTTGGGTATACGTTCCGCTCActcaacaataataatactcagtgtataattaaaatcctAACGACTTCCCGTCCGAGGCCATCTCAATAAATATCACAAAAGTCACAACACAAATAGGCCCTGACGGGAATTATCACAACTCTCCTGTTGAGTCAGTAGCGGGAACGTACGTCGCGAAAATCATAAACATCTATGCAGAAATCCGAGCTTCACGAGGCTGTCACGCGGGACGGGGAAAATAAACGCAAAACAATTCTATCACGAAACACGCTCCCTAAATCAATAATTGGCACATCGcacgaaaaataatagatcCGATACCCCAAAACAAGCGTGATAGTAAAGTCGTACAGCGGCATTCACTTACGACGAACAGACCATAGCACGCGGCGCGAGGCGCATTGTTTACGCTCGCGaaccggcgcgcgcgcgcgcgcggtcccTCGGTATGCGTATGAAGCACTCGCCTCGATCTCTCAGTACACGCTCCTATCACGCAAGGTCACGCGCGATGGCATACTAAATTCCACGCACCATACTTCACTTATACTCGggacaacaataataattagaccgtcaataataatatttaataaatcgggaacacaaatatataataacagaaaattttccaGATAGGCAAAAAtagtaaaagagagaaaagataatataatggGACAAACACGAAAGAACACATGCAAATGCAAAAATGCGATACGAATATTCGAGACGACAGTACTGCGATCTCTCTCTCCTATTCTTTCGTTATATCGTGGGCTCCAC is a genomic window of Monomorium pharaonis isolate MP-MQ-018 chromosome 7, ASM1337386v2, whole genome shotgun sequence containing:
- the LOC118646572 gene encoding uncharacterized protein LOC118646572, whose protein sequence is MIARFDTSGYLIGNAYSLPLENKKMPGLIKDENNDAIMTEFVGLRAKIYVMRVDEKKDTKKAKAPPNPESSIFPELAYRPPRGNSKATPAVTATGLDVPRKKGKSSSGEGDAKRNGKKKNGSSGGIRYHYGECKCGRIRRNVLYVVAKRARESVGRTLSTPSNSDDVRESGYSIPSTAHSYVTLESVEIPPLRYFTICVRDRRISALVDSGSSRTLFGREGIDIIKELGLPSLRDRGAQIQMANGQIVSVGETVMVPLKLKNITYTLPVGLLPKLAVPCIIGMDFLRRFRVCLDFTASEWHFAGSLAERYPFSAESDTERVCSGLPELTETQQSALKNFFKQTVPTPTETPEVTPLAEHRIDVGSHPPIRQRCYVVSPRVQEAIREEVDKMLASGIIEPSFSEWSNPIVMVKKPNEKYRFCLDFRKVNGIYKKDAYLLPNMNSILDKLRSAKYISTIDLCQVVLLPNPSGKRQS